cttttttgggGTTGCTCAGATTCACCAAAGTTTGAATGATGGCATGTTTGGAAGGGGTTACATCATCTGTAAGAGGAAAACTGCACACACCTTTACATTCATAGGCATCATACTCAGGGGGTGCAACAATCCACTTGTCCCATCCAATATCCTTGAAATTCACTTTAAGTGAGGTTCTCCGACAATAGTTCTTACGTgcatttctctttcttcttcgaTGCTGATCCGTTTGGACCTCAGTGTTATAGTGTTCCAAGGGATCTAAGCGCAATAAAAATTTCTCTTCTTCATGAGTCATCATCTCTTGTACCTCGGTTTTGGCTTTTCTCTTCCTGTTCTCAAGGTCATTTGAAAAGACGATTAGAACAGGTGAGGTGCTGTCCTCCAAATTCAGGCTGATCTTGTAGCCTCCCCCTTGGAATGACCCACAGCCTCGACTTTGCACCTCAACCTCCAATTCACCTGCTCCATGCTTTGATTGAAGCCAACTCTGGAGGGCACTTGTTACATCAAAAGCCTTCCATGTGTGTTCTGTGTCACTGATGTCCTTCCTGTCCAGAAGGTGTAATATGTCTTGGCTTTTCATGTGTGCTACGTTATAAATGTTAATGGAAGTAAAACTGTCATCGCAGGCTGATTGACTTCTGTGCCACAGCATGAAGAGTCGGAGCTGGACCACAATGACTTCTTCGTAGCTAGGGATTGAAACATTGAATAGTAGCCTGTATGAAGATTTATTCTCACTGATAACTGACTGAGTCACgtctgcaaaataaataaacagattctGTTAATAAACTGAACCGGCTTTGTATCCAATAGCAGTTAACTCTATTTAGAAAGACATTTTTAACTAGGCACAGAATTCTAACTATAATGAACTGACAAGGACATGCCATGCATTCACCAGTAGAAATTTCACTTGATGTTATGATCTTAAATAACAGTCATGACAGTGGTTTGCAATTTGTATTTTGTCAGATCTTATTATTGAAACCATCAGCTAATTATCAAGCTCATCATGAGCTCAGTCAAGTgttacagagaagaaaaaaaaacagacaaagtgCATAACGTAGTATTACAGGACTGGGATTAGGGGGCCCTAACATATGAGGTATATTGTGAAACTGGATTAATGAGTTAAGCCAAAGTACAGAGATTACCCTAAGAGATTAATCTCAAAGTACTTTACTTTAGCTCACTAATACATAAATGCAGTTGTGTATGATTAACACGTAACAGAATTGACCTTACCctgtatgacaaagctacgaaTAACATCAGAACGTGGAACTGAAGACAAATCCGACGCGTATTTGTTGTATAACTCCATCATAAATGGAGGAGGCTGAACTTTCCTCTGTTCCATTGGAACCCCTGACAAGTTCAGCATCTTCAGAAAGTCTACTTTCATAGGCTCCAAAAAGCTTTCCAAGTTGTCTTGATCCTCTAGGTAATCCTCCAGAGCAAACTTCTTGTCTTCTTGCTGAGTGACTTGAGTTATTGATTTTCCCTCACAGAGCCAAACCAAACTGAGGCATAGGTAAAGCAATAAATATTGTACTCCCTGCATTGTTCTTTTGCTCTATGGTTTACATCTGGCTTTCttttaagaaagaaatgttGCAATTAGGATTCCCAGAAAAAAGCCCTCAGTTGTGAGTTCACTCGCATACTCGTACATTAAACAGTGCATGCTTTTGACGACTGAAGTAGCAGTTTGGCCGTTCTTATCTGGACAATTGATGTTGTGTTTTAAGGTTTGTTATCATTTGGGGGCTTGTGGTTAATGAAGTTTTTGTAAACATCTGACCGACATTAGGGGCTAATGAGTAAGATTCTTGAGATGCAAGGATACACAAGAATGTTGATCCCCTTCCAGGGTCAGTAGGAATTGAGTGTTTGGTCTCTTGCCTTGATGGCCCCTCTATATTCTATTGTATGATACATAAAAGTGGTTGAAACTTCATATGACAAAATACGACaaattacttttatatttaCTCGAACGTAAATGTCAATAAGTGGTCTGTATCCATTATACTATACAAAATCTCCACACTCATTACTAATTTCATGGTTTTGGACATTTGTTGGGTTAGTGAGATTAAGGACATTGGCCTGTGTACTGTCACACCAATTTATGGCTTGTCTCTCAATCACATAATTAGATTGTGAGGATGGGGTCTCTGTTTAAAGGAATGTCCAAGGGAATATAAGGAAAATCCATGGATAGACTACAAGCACGGACAGAAACTGATAAACACTGCTTCTTTGAAGAACATAGGAGCATCCAAATCTTCACTGGAATACGTATGattgaataaatgtatttgaattCAATACATGgatttgaataaatgaattccATTTATTAAGAAATTGGGATACAACAATATCTTGTGACCCCTCCTACTTGGCATACATACATCAGGTTTCAGCTCCTTCCCTCTggagactagaggtgtgcatcggGACTGGGATCTTGACCGATCCACAAAAAATAATTGGAGGGAAGAAAGGCCATGTttattaatatcaatttgagATGCATGTGTGGCGCTGTGTGACACATTTACTATGTTCGGTAACTGCTTTATCCATGTCAGGGTCACTGTGGATTTGGACTTTATCATCAGATCCCCCAAacaccacacacgcacacacacacacacacacacacacaaacacctctcTAGGAACAGTGTTTTTCCATCAGGACGTAAAGAACTCAATTCTTAACTCAAATATAATTGTAACTATATTTCCTGCTGACTTCTGTCCTTTCCCATTTCTCAATTTTTGTTTGGACTAAGTATAGTCAACACAT
This is a stretch of genomic DNA from Ictalurus punctatus breed USDA103 chromosome 13, Coco_2.0, whole genome shotgun sequence. It encodes these proteins:
- the gdf2 gene encoding growth/differentiation factor 2 yields the protein MQGVQYLLLYLCLSLVWLCEGKSITQVTQQEDKKFALEDYLEDQDNLESFLEPMKVDFLKMLNLSGVPMEQRKVQPPPFMMELYNKYASDLSSVPRSDVIRSFVIQDVTQSVISENKSSYRLLFNVSIPSYEEVIVVQLRLFMLWHRSQSACDDSFTSINIYNVAHMKSQDILHLLDRKDISDTEHTWKAFDVTSALQSWLQSKHGAGELEVEVQSRGCGSFQGGGYKISLNLEDSTSPVLIVFSNDLENRKRKAKTEVQEMMTHEEEKFLLRLDPLEHYNTEVQTDQHRRRKRNARKNYCRRTSLKVNFKDIGWDKWIVAPPEYDAYECKGVCSFPLTDDVTPSKHAIIQTLVNLSNPKKANKACCVPTKLDPLTVMYQENGIITVRHLYEEMKVAKCGCR